In Pirellulales bacterium, the genomic window TTATTCAGAAAGTGCAGGCAATCGCAAGGCGTCAAGAATGGCTTGAAGGCGGTGGTGAATTCCGTAGTCACCGCCATCGACGAAAACGAAACACTCAATGAAGCGATTGTCGATGCGGCTAATGGAGTGGCAAGCATTGTCAACGCCGCTGGCACAGCGGTATTGATCGTTGCAGCGGTCGCGGAAACGAGCGGCAACGCGCAACAAGCGGCACCGCCAAGCGATCCGCAAACCACCAAGCCGATCACCAAGACTCTCGAAGACAAACTGCCTGTAGGCGTCCAGTTATCGGAGAACGAGAAGACGCTGAAACTTCAGACAGCCGATCCTCCGCCAGTCAAGGAAGCGCCTGAGATTGCCGGCTTTGACTATGAAGAAATGTACACAATCTTCCTCGAACGTTATGGGGACGAGGGAATGGGACTTCTGGCCTGGGCGACGGAACGCGGTTGGACTGTCGAGAAACGAGGATATGCATGGTTATCGCTTCGAGACGACTGGTGGCCTGACAGGGAGCAGAAGGTCATCGCCATTGGCAATACTGCCAACTTTGGCACCAAATACCGCAGTGCCGACAATGCGGCTGAACAGCTCGACGAAGGCCTGCGATCGATATATTCGGAGTACATTCAATCCATTATCGAACGCAAGGAATATGATGCGCTGCTAGGCGATGATTACTCCGAACTCCCGTTGATCAACTGGCCGTGGAATTTTACCGAATCCCGGATTTACCGCTTCAATGCAGCCTGGGCACTCAACTCATGGGTCGGCTCTTGGGTCAAGAATGGCTCCAATGCCTTTGTAGGCGAGACCTTGCTCGGCGACAAAATCGAGGGCTGGGACCGCGTCAAAATGGGCGCGCTCAGTGCGGTCGAGGCGGTCTTCCTCGCATTGCCGGCCGCCAAACTGGCGAAGTTCGGTATCGGTGCGCTCGGTGGCGAAGCCGGCGCTCGGCTTCTGTCGATCAAAGTCTGCGAAAGTTTGGGCGAAAAAGTGGTGACTCGCTTGGTCGCCACCCGCGGGGGCCAAGCATTTATCAGAGCCTATGCTAAGGTCTACAGTGCGAAATGGAACATCGCCGTGTGGGGTGAAAAGGCAGAGCTTCTCAATTTAGCCGCCGGGCAGACCGTCAAATGGACAGGCGGCATTCCCGCGAAAGAAGGCCTGGAGCTTGTCGACTCGGTTCGCCGGTCGCTGCACGTGCCTACAACACGAAATATCGCTCTCGCCGAAAGCGTGATTCAAGGCCAGCCAAGGCAATTGCTCGCCAGCGTGAGCGGACAAGCAAGCCCACTAGGTACGGTTGAATCACCAACAGCTAGATTGTTCGAAACGCTTAATTCTCGAGGTGCTGCGCCGACAGTAAACCATACCGAAGTTAAAATCCTTGAGAATGTCGCCAAAGATCTGCCCAAAAATGCGCGAGGAACGATCAACCTTTTTACGGAACGTAAACCATGCGACTCCTGCCAGCACGTGATTGACCAGTTTCAGGCACGATTCCCAAACATCAAGCTAAACCTAACACACGGTGGCCGAGGAGTCAGGTAGTCAATTATGAACAGTATATATGCAGTAGTAAGGCAGCAACTGATTGAGGCTGGCGTGGCAACACCCGAGTCATTTGTTGGTTGCACGCTCGAAGAAATTAATTCTATTGAATCACATTTCTCGGTACGCCTGCCAAAGGCATATCGGGACTTTTTGTTGGAAATGGGACGGGATGCTGGGGACTTTCTAGTCGGCATGGACTATACGTTTCCGCTGATGTTGGGGTTCCGTGATTCGGCTGAAGACTGGCTTCGAGAATCAGGATCTGTTTTTAAATTGCCCACGAATGCTTATGTTTTTTTCTCCGATCCAGGAGGTGCGTTTTCATTTTTTTATTGCGACGGGGAACAGGACCCACCAGTGACCGTGTTCATTGAGACCGAGTTGGAACCACGACGCCTCTTCGAGCATTTCTCAGATTGGGTGCGCGGCGTTGCCGAAGACCAAATTGCCATCCGGCGCGAAAGGGAAAAATTTAAGAAACGGACAGACCCGTAGCCTTGTAACTCCAGGGGCGCACAACGGGACAGGTGCCCCTATCAAAAATTGAATCCGAGAAGTTAGGTAAGATTTCAAGCCAGAAACTGTGAACTAGTCCAGCGATCCTTTAGTACATATTATGAGGTATAATCGAACCCCAATTAAGTTGTGAGGAATGATCGGGAACTTGATGAGAAGCAGCGGCGTCGAGGTTGTGCGACCGCCCGGTGCAATTGTTATGAACGATCAGTGCATAATGAGCGTCGTCGCCGTGGTCGGCATGCTCCTGTGCAAAAATGAGATTCAAGCCAAAATCATCGCAGTCACTCATGATCGCTGATTGCTTTCATTCCGCGCGAGCCTTTGGCGGAGGGAATCCCATCGCAGAGTTTGCCCCGAACGGCCCAAAACGAGCCTGCGAGCGGAGCATTGCCGCCCGAAGTTGATCCCAGCCAACGCCCCCGTGCAATCGTCAGGCCGCTTTGCGATAATAATGCTTAAGCAAACCGCCCAAGCGCCGCTCGCAGCGAACGTCGGCAAGCGACACGACGTCGGCGGTCGGCTTCCGCTTGCGTCGCCGCCCGGCGACCAGCAGTTCGTTGTCCTTGCCCTGATGCGGCCGCAGGCGGTGGTAGTAGTCCACGAACACCGAGCAGAGATGGTTCAAATGCCGCGCGCGAAAAAACCACAAAATGCTCCAAGCATTCTTGCCGCAGGGTTTGGCTGAAGCGCTCGGCGAAGGCGACCATGTTGGGCGAACGGTACGGCGAAAGCCGAATGCTGATACCCGCAGTTGTCAGCGTGGCCTTGAACTTCGCGGTGAACTTCGTGTCCCGGTCGTGCATGACCAGATCATTGCCCAGCTTGACTTTCCTGGCATGGTTCACGAACGCGTTTGCTTGCTCGCAAACCCAGGTTTCGTCGGGATGGGAAGTGGCAGGCGAGACGAACACCCGCCGCGTTTCGACGTGCAAAAACACCAGCACGAACAGGTCGCGAAAGCCCTTGCGGGTCAGCGTTTTCACCGAGAGGAAATCGCACTGCCAGAGCGTGGCCGCATGGATTTTCAAAAACTCATCCCAGGTGCCGACGCCGCGCTGTGGGCCGGGATCGAGCCCGTTGGATTTCAAAATATTTTTGACTGTGCTCCGCGAGACCGACCTGATGCCCAGCTTCCGCAATTCACCGAGAATGCGGTTGTATCCCCAGCCGGTTTCTTGCGCAAGTTTGACAACCAGTTTGCGGATCGATTCGGCCGTTGGTCGCCGGCCTTTCTTCAACGGTTTGGTCCGCTTGCCCTTCCGCGCTTCTCGAATCCAGCGGCGAAGCGTGCCGGGATGCACGATCGAAACCAGTTCATCGATCGCCTTGCCCAGCCGCGATCCGAATCGCACCAGCCGATGGCGCTCCTGCGGCGTGACCGCAACCCGCGCCGGCAGCTTGCCTCGCAGGATTTGATTCTCGACTTTCAAGTAAGCGACCTGTCGGGCCAGTTCCCGCTGGGTCGCGCCGGCGATCAGCAGGAGCAATCTCGTGTAGATGTTTCGCATGCGGGTGTTCGTCGTAAGTTGCCCAGCCAGTGGAAGTTAACCTTATTTTTGCACCCCGGCTCGCCGGTTGCAAAACCGCGGTTTTCGTCATGCCAGGCAACTATTGGCCAGTTGCCAGGAAGATACGTTCGGCGGGCGTATTCTTTGCTTGAAAGCCGCGGCACAAAGTTCCGCGGTCGGTTGCTTTCGACTTCACACCGATCGAACGCGACTCGAA contains:
- a CDS encoding SMI1/KNR4 family protein — translated: MNSIYAVVRQQLIEAGVATPESFVGCTLEEINSIESHFSVRLPKAYRDFLLEMGRDAGDFLVGMDYTFPLMLGFRDSAEDWLRESGSVFKLPTNAYVFFSDPGGAFSFFYCDGEQDPPVTVFIETELEPRRLFEHFSDWVRGVAEDQIAIRREREKFKKRTDP
- a CDS encoding DDE-type integrase/transposase/recombinase encodes the protein MRNIYTRLLLLIAGATQRELARQVAYLKVENQILRGKLPARVAVTPQERHRLVRFGSRLGKAIDELVSIVHPGTLRRWIREARKGKRTKPLKKGRRPTAESIRKLVVKLAQETGWGYNRILGELRKLGIRSVSRSTVKNILKSNGLDPGPQRGVGTWDEFLKIHAATLWQCDFLSVKTLTRKGFRDLFVLVFLHVETRRVFVSPATSHPDETWVCEQANAFVNHARKVKLGNDLVMHDRDTKFTAKFKATLTTAGISIRLSPYRSPNMVAFAERFSQTLRQECLEHFVVFSRAAFEPSLLGVRGLLPPPAAASGQGQRTAGRRAATQAEADRRRRVACRRSLRAALGRFA